The Planctomycetota bacterium genome segment GGGCGTGGCGCCCGCCCGCCTCCAACCGGCGTCCAGGGACCTAGGGCTTCCGGTACGGCTCGCCCGCATTGCGGTCCTGAGGGGCAGGCTTGCGTTCCTCCGGGGCCCCGGGTTGGCCCGTTGCGTCCTCGGCATATTTTCCCGGGTTGCGCTGGAACTCGGTCATGCAGCGGTCGTGGCAGAAGTAGTAGGTCCGGCCCCCGAAAACGGTCGAAAAGGCGTTCTCCCGGGGACATTTCATGCCGCAGACGACGTCGGTCACCTGAGCCGCATCGTTTCCGTCGCGGGCGTCCGAGTCGGCGCCGTGGCGCTGCTGC includes the following:
- a CDS encoding YHS domain-containing protein, whose amino-acid sequence is MRHALATALVLALAAGCARPRQQRHGADSDARDGNDAAQVTDVVCGMKCPRENAFSTVFGGRTYYFCHDRCMTEFQRNPGKYAEDATGQPGAPEERKPAPQDRNAGEPYRKP